In a single window of the Penaeus chinensis breed Huanghai No. 1 chromosome 4, ASM1920278v2, whole genome shotgun sequence genome:
- the LOC125024723 gene encoding beta-1,3-galactosyltransferase 5-like isoform X1 — MDSSARLVQVHSYIAKGRRYYEQLMVNTRVGRTIHRSYIGRRVGCSQPVLVALFLISGFVFLFFQMAGMMPKRPGPPSFAWASNISRNISVYVRPNETTALMQPENFCREDPFLVFVVPSAINNTKQRDTIRRTWGQWAGCGPSPPSSIEEGVESKGHTKKKSVLAKMMVAPPKTSKLVFLLGKSKGDQPISEALQEESFRHGDLVIEDFIDSYTNLTLKTVFMLKWVHRNCPTVKFVMKVDDDIFVNVVNLQKTLLNQTITKTPLLMGSLICGAKPIHDQWSKWYTPQYMFPENKYPNYLSGTGYVYSGDMVGRLFKAALAAPYFHLEDVFLTGLCARSIGVRPVDNVGFSYHPRAVSPCLFKEVIMGHGVGPSTMVKLWNMLNEPATVAKCHPIKKSKLRSYNPKCSWR; from the exons ATGGACAGCAGCGCCAGGCTGGTGCAAGTTCATAGTTACATCGCTAAGGGAAGACGTTATTACGAACAATTG ATGGTCAATACGCGAGTGGGAAGGACTATACACAGATCCTACATTGGCCGACGGGTGGGATGTTCGCAACCAGTCCTCGTCGCTTTGTTCCTCATATCTGGCTTTGTATTCCTCTTCTTCCAGATGGCAGGGATGATGCCCAAGAGGCCAG GACCTCCATCCTTTGCTTGGGCTTCCAATATTTCAAGAAACATCTCAGTTTATGTGAGACCCAATGAGACGACGGCGCTGATGCAGCCTGAGAATTTTTGTCGGGAGGATCCCTTTTTGGTCTTTGTAGTACCCAGTGCCATAAATAACACCAAGCAGAGGGACACCATAAGGAGAACTTGGGGACAGTGGGCTGGTTGTGGCCCTTCCCCACCATCTTCCATTGAAGAAGGAGTAGAGAGCAAAGGCCACACAAAAAAGAAGTCAGTCTTGGCCAAGATGATGGTTGCTCCACCTAAGACATCGAAACTAGTCTTCCTCCTGGGAAAATCCAAGGGAGACCAGCCCATCAGTGAGGCCTTACAGGAAGAGAGCTTTAGGCATGGAGACTTGGTCATTGAGGACTTCATCGACTCGTACACCAACCTTACCCTCAAGACAGTGTTCATGCTGAAGTGGGTTCATCGCAACTGTCCAACGGTAAAGTTTGTCATGAAGGTAGATGATGACATTTTTGTCAATGTAGTTAACCTTCAGAAGACCCTCCTGAACCAAACTATAACAAAGACACCCCTCTTGATGGGGAGCCTCATCTGCGGTGCAAAGCCCATCCATGACCAATGGTCTAAATGGTACACACCACAGTATATGTTTCCAGAGAATAAATATCCCAACTACTTGTCTGGAACAGGCTATGTGTACTCTGGGGACATGGTGGGACGCTTGTTCAAGGCAGCCCTTGCTGCACCTTACTTCCACTTAGAGGATGTCTTCCTCACAGGGCTGTGCGCACGAAGTATTGGTGTTCGTCCTGTGGACAATGTGGGCTTCAGTTACCATCCTCGAGCTGTGAGCCCCTGTCTCTTCAAGGAGGTCATAATGGGTCATGGTGTTGGCCCCTCAACAATGGTCAAACTCTGGAACATGCTGAATGAACCAGCGACAGTTGCCAAATGCCATCCTATCAAGAAATCAAAGCTAAGAAGTTACAATCCTAAGTGTTCATGGAGATAA
- the LOC125024723 gene encoding beta-1,3-galactosyltransferase 5-like isoform X2, which produces MVNTRVGRTIHRSYIGRRVGCSQPVLVALFLISGFVFLFFQMAGMMPKRPGPPSFAWASNISRNISVYVRPNETTALMQPENFCREDPFLVFVVPSAINNTKQRDTIRRTWGQWAGCGPSPPSSIEEGVESKGHTKKKSVLAKMMVAPPKTSKLVFLLGKSKGDQPISEALQEESFRHGDLVIEDFIDSYTNLTLKTVFMLKWVHRNCPTVKFVMKVDDDIFVNVVNLQKTLLNQTITKTPLLMGSLICGAKPIHDQWSKWYTPQYMFPENKYPNYLSGTGYVYSGDMVGRLFKAALAAPYFHLEDVFLTGLCARSIGVRPVDNVGFSYHPRAVSPCLFKEVIMGHGVGPSTMVKLWNMLNEPATVAKCHPIKKSKLRSYNPKCSWR; this is translated from the exons ATGGTCAATACGCGAGTGGGAAGGACTATACACAGATCCTACATTGGCCGACGGGTGGGATGTTCGCAACCAGTCCTCGTCGCTTTGTTCCTCATATCTGGCTTTGTATTCCTCTTCTTCCAGATGGCAGGGATGATGCCCAAGAGGCCAG GACCTCCATCCTTTGCTTGGGCTTCCAATATTTCAAGAAACATCTCAGTTTATGTGAGACCCAATGAGACGACGGCGCTGATGCAGCCTGAGAATTTTTGTCGGGAGGATCCCTTTTTGGTCTTTGTAGTACCCAGTGCCATAAATAACACCAAGCAGAGGGACACCATAAGGAGAACTTGGGGACAGTGGGCTGGTTGTGGCCCTTCCCCACCATCTTCCATTGAAGAAGGAGTAGAGAGCAAAGGCCACACAAAAAAGAAGTCAGTCTTGGCCAAGATGATGGTTGCTCCACCTAAGACATCGAAACTAGTCTTCCTCCTGGGAAAATCCAAGGGAGACCAGCCCATCAGTGAGGCCTTACAGGAAGAGAGCTTTAGGCATGGAGACTTGGTCATTGAGGACTTCATCGACTCGTACACCAACCTTACCCTCAAGACAGTGTTCATGCTGAAGTGGGTTCATCGCAACTGTCCAACGGTAAAGTTTGTCATGAAGGTAGATGATGACATTTTTGTCAATGTAGTTAACCTTCAGAAGACCCTCCTGAACCAAACTATAACAAAGACACCCCTCTTGATGGGGAGCCTCATCTGCGGTGCAAAGCCCATCCATGACCAATGGTCTAAATGGTACACACCACAGTATATGTTTCCAGAGAATAAATATCCCAACTACTTGTCTGGAACAGGCTATGTGTACTCTGGGGACATGGTGGGACGCTTGTTCAAGGCAGCCCTTGCTGCACCTTACTTCCACTTAGAGGATGTCTTCCTCACAGGGCTGTGCGCACGAAGTATTGGTGTTCGTCCTGTGGACAATGTGGGCTTCAGTTACCATCCTCGAGCTGTGAGCCCCTGTCTCTTCAAGGAGGTCATAATGGGTCATGGTGTTGGCCCCTCAACAATGGTCAAACTCTGGAACATGCTGAATGAACCAGCGACAGTTGCCAAATGCCATCCTATCAAGAAATCAAAGCTAAGAAGTTACAATCCTAAGTGTTCATGGAGATAA